The sequence GTAGCGTTGCTGCTTCTACTGCGCCAGCCACGGCATGTCGGAAAGCTGCAAAAGAATTATTCGAGCTTAAATGACGATTTCCATTGAATAGAATGAAATCTACGATTTAccatgttcctccaggaatgctaaGCCCGCCGCAGTTGACCCAGCTGGACTCGTGACATCATCTTTCAACTGCCCAGGATGACGGCCAGTGTCACGCACCAACTGACCAGAGCCGAGCACAGTCTGCGCAGCTAGACGATAGGCCAAATCTCTTGGAAGACCCATTCTTACACCTCCATCGGCTAGTGCCTCTATTAGCACAAATATATACGCTGGTCCACTGCCGGAGAGTGCGGTCACGGGGTCCATCATACCTTCCGTAACTTCCTCACAAGTGCCGATTGATTCGagcaatttttgcgttacggaGCAATCATTCGCAGTTGCTGTTTTCCCTCTCACATATACCGAAGCCCCGCTACGTACCAGTGCTGGGGTATTGGGCATCACCCTAATCACACGAGCTTTTGACGAAAGCGACTACATAAATTCAAGTCAAGTACATGGAGAGGTGTCTAAAATAGCAAATCAAATTACCTTTTCCAAATCGTCCAATTTGACACCCATGGCGATAGAGAGAAAAAGTTTTCCATCACTGGCAGATCGGACGCTCTCCAGTACGGTTGGAACTACTGTTGGTTTCACGGAGACGAAAATCACTTCAGACCGCTTCACTACTGGGACATTTtctacgaatgtttctgctCCTAATGATTTGAATGCTTCTATATTCGGCACATCAGATGGATGAAAGCTAGCGGCCAGGTGCTCACTGTTTGTCAGACCTGCAATTGtgtttatttgtatttgtatttttaccgtaaaatgatattataaatatgttgaaattaattaattttatagAATGTTTAACATCTACTTTTACTGATGCCTTTATTCAATCACATCAATTTAATTTTGCTGATACACTAACCTGCAGAGATAAATCCTTTCGCCATTGCTTGTGCCATTTTTCCGCCACCAAGGAAGCCGATCTTAAGCAAATTACTCATATTAAAAGCCTAGtttgatttatttataatttattacTAATTATGCACCCGAGTTGCGACCTAATTTTCAAACGATACAACGTCTGATTTGTTCCTTGCCCGGATTCCAACTACTTGCGATTCACCTTCCAGCACACACGCAATCAACTTGTGCTATATGATGCAGCCTATTGGAAGTAAACAACCTTTGTCAGTTTGTAATAGCGCTGATAAGACGCTGCTGCTAATCTTCGAAATATTCCGTCCCGGTTGCCTGCCCTCCTTCCGTACAAGTTTTGTTTGGTAATGATTAATAATATTTTGGTATTGTATAATACTTATAGATACAAGAAATGGTCCTCAAAGTATTTGAATATTGATTGCGATACATTTTGTCCGAAAGCAATGGATTGGCATTGGATTTAAAAAGGTGTATTTAGCTGCAACTCAAATTGTTATCAACAAATGTTTTGCTTACTTGATAACGAGCAATTGGGTTATCAGCGAAACAAGTGATAGATAGAAATATAGGAAGATATTTCCAATATATGTATTACATTGCCAACATCGCTgagcaaaaatgtaattttctgTTGATTAATACAAGATAATCAAAGCATAACTTGGGGAAACAAACAAACCAAATATGAATAgaatatttattaatttttactttttctgCTGTGGCTGTGTGTTTGTACTAGTATTTTCTTGcccttcaacttttttttacttATTAAACTTATTAAACAGCTATTCGACGaattttcaacataaatttgtatgtgtttcaatttaatttccCTCTATATGAAAAGGTTTACAAATAAGTTTCCCTTCATACAAGGCGTCACAACGATCTCATGTAAAGATTATTTTGTTCAGACAAATTATTCAGATCGATAAAGTTGATATTCAGGAAAACTAAACAAATTAAAGAAACATAACAACCTTGGAGAATAGATT comes from Armigeres subalbatus isolate Guangzhou_Male chromosome 2, GZ_Asu_2, whole genome shotgun sequence and encodes:
- the LOC134215917 gene encoding uncharacterized protein LOC134215917, which encodes MSNLLKIGFLGGGKMAQAMAKGFISAGLTNSEHLAASFHPSDVPNIEAFKSLGAETFVENVPVVKRSEVIFVSVKPTVVPTVLESVRSASDGKLFLSIAMGVKLDDLEKSLSSKARVIRVMPNTPALVRSGASVYVRGKTATANDCSVTQKLLESIGTCEEVTEGMMDPVTALSGSGPAYIFVLIEALADGGVRMGLPRDLAYRLAAQTVLGSGQLVRDTGRHPGQLKDDVTSPAGSTAAGLAFLEEHAFRHAVAGAVEAATLRCREVSGNK